TCAGCAAAGTCGAAATAGTGAATTCTGCTGCTTAATCAGAAATACTTTTACAGTAAGATTGTGGATTTCCTGTGTGGTTTTTCTAAGATGTCTTTCAGTTCATTCTTTGAAAGAGTTTCCCAGACAAAACGACTACTTGCAGAGGTTTTTAACTTATTGAAAAAACTTTCTTTAGTAGGGAACCACGGACGAATAGTCGTCAGAAAATCTTGGTGTAGACGTTGTTTTCTGTATGATGGTTGCTTTTGGGGTATTGGTAAATAACGTGAGAGCTTATTTATATCCATATCCCAGAGAAATGTCGTATGGTGTACCCAACGAGATTTCTGGATATATTGAGCATTACCCGCAATTTTTTTCTCTCCCAGGGTATAATCATTCTCATGTAAAGCAAATGTCTCTGGGAAAATAGGAGCATAGATACCGTAAGACCATTGCATGAGATCTTGAGACTGCGCCATATGCTGGGAATGCATAATCCAAGTGACGAATAAACTGTTGTTATCGATAAATACCGTGCCGCCACCACTGTAGCGCTTAATTATAGGTATATTATCAGATCGTAACTCGGAGATATAAAGGTCTTCACTGGGTTGCCTGGAAATGCCGAGAACTACAGCTTCCGGTGTATTAAAATTAATAATACATACGTTTTCTTTGTAGTTGCGAAGAAGGGCTTCTTCTATTTGCAGTTGCTCAAAGATGGTCTTCCCGGAAAGATTTAAGAAAATACACTTATTGGTGAGCATGTTTTTTTACAGCAACCATCAACACTTGAATATCAGCACAGGCAATTCCTGATATTCTTGATGCAGACCCTATAGTTCTTGGGGTAAATTTCGCTAGCTTTTCTCTAGCTTCTAAACTTAAAGAAGAAATACTTTGGTAGTCTATATCTTCAGGAATAACCATATTCTCTGACTTGGATAGACTATGAATCAAAGCCTTCTGGCGATCTATGTATCCTGCGTACTTAATTTCCATTTCTAATGAAGCATTCAGCGTAGAACCATAGTCCCGAATGTCTTCAGGGAATGCTTCCCTGAGCGTGTCGTAGGATACTTCTGGACGACATAGAGCCTTCGCTAAGGAAACAACAGAGTTCCCATACTTTTTAAATGTCTTGCTTAAACGTAGCTTCTCTTCTTCTATAATTTGTTTTTGATTTTCAAAAATCTCGTAACGCTCTTTACTTAATAATCCTAAATCACGACCGTAGTGAGACAAACGTAAGCAAGCGTTATCTTGCCTTAGAAGAAGGCGGTGTTCTGCTCTCCCTGTGAACATACGGTAAGGCTCGTCCAAGATTTGAGTTGTCAGGTCATCTAACATAACTCCAATATACGATTCTTGCCGCGAAGGAATAAAAGCAGGTTTTTTTAGTACTTTGTTTACCGCATTAATACCAGCGATCAACCCTTGCGCTGCAGCCTCTTCGTAGCCCGTTGTTCCGTTGATTTGTCCGCATAAAAATAAGCCTTCTATTAGCTTACTTTCTAAGGTAGGGTAAATCACGTTCCCATGAACATAATCATATTCAATGGCATAAGCAGGACGCGTGATGATAGCATTTTCTAATCCAAGAACTGAACGGATCATGTCGTATTGTACATCAAAAGGCATAGACGTAGACAGACCGTTTACGTAGACTTCCTGAGTATGAATCCCTTCAGGTTCTATGAAGATATGATGGCGCTCTTTATCAGCGAATTTTACAATTTTATCCTCAATAGATGGACAGTATCGTGGGCCTATACCTTCTATGCGTCCTCCATAAAGAGCGGAACGGTGAATGTTGGCCGCAATAATATCCTTAGTCTTTTCTGTAGTGTGGGTAATGTAACAAGATACTTGAGGTAGGGGAGGAACAAATGGCTCACTTCTGTGCACAAAACCTACGCCGGGATCACCGGGTTGTTCTTCAGTTACAGAAAAATCTATAGAGGAAGCAAGCAAACGCGGAGGCGTGCCTGTCTTTAATCTACTGATTGGGAAACCACGTTCTTTTAATGCTAGTGATAATCCTGTGGCCGCAGGATCCCCAAGACGTCCTCCAGGGAAATTAAGATCCCCAATATGAATTAAACCACGCATAAACGTCCCGGAAGACAGAATCACTGTTTTCCCTAAGTACGTGATACCTTCTTTTGTTGTGACGCCTTGAATAACGTTCTCATTGTCCAGCAAAGACTCCACTGTACCTTGCATGATATGTAGGCCTGGAGAGCTCTCTAATAAGCGTTTCATATGAATATGATACATTTGCTTATCAACTTGAGCTCTTGGCGCACGGACGGCAGGACCTTTGGTCTGATTCAAGATACGAAACTGTATCCCAGACTGATCAGTAACTTCTGCCATGATACCGCCCAGAGCATCGATTTCTCGTACAATGTGCCCTTTCCCGATACCACCAACAGCAGGGTTACAACTTAACTTAGCAATAGTATCTAAGTTTGAAGATAGAATGAGTACGGAGGCCCCCATTTTTGCAGAACAAAATGCAGCCTCGCAACCTGCGTGCCCAGCTCCAACTACAATGACATCGTAATTAATTGGGTGAGTCCACATAAACTAGCAATTATTTATTTTTATGACGGTCTCTTCGGCGTCTTTTGTTACGCTTATGTTTAGCGATTTTAAGTCTTCGTTTTTTTTTAACAGATGACATAGTCTTTTTTTATTGTTAGCGTATGAATATGTGTGTGATAAGATTTTTTCTCAATTAGGAAAAAATCACTAGAATGGCTAGATGCAAACTACAACCATTCCTCGGATACCTAAAGTTAATTAAGCACACTTTGTTTCTCTGTTGTACTTATCCGCAATCTCAACACACTAAGTACATCCTAGGTTTGCGGCATCTATTTTGCTCACAGGAAACAACAGGAAAAATGTTACTACAAAGATATTTTGTGGTCCACTAACGATTTTTGCCCTATCTCGTCAAAGAAATAGAACGAGTTTGTTTCATATTCCTAAATTGGAATTTTTATACAAAATACTTAGCCGAAATTATAAAAACTTTTGTTTTAACCGTTGAATTCAAAAGCAGCGTAGTTTCTAAATCTTGCAAGTTCTTTTTCGAAAACTAAAGGCACAGAACCTATGGAACCATGACGATTTTTAGCCACGATCAGTTCAGCTGTTCCAGGTTTATCATTAGGATCATAGTATTCTCTACGCAATAAGAACATAACCAAGTCGGAATCTTGTTCGATACTTCCACTTTCCCTGAGGTCACTCATCATAGGTCTGTGGTTAGTTCTGTCTTCCACTTTTCTAGATAGCTGGGATAAACAGAGAATAGGAATATTTAACTCTCTTGCCAAAGTCTTCAGCATCCTTGAAATCTCAGAGATCTCAGTTTGACGACTTTCTACAGAACGTAAAGTTCCAGATCCAGAAAGAAGCTGTAAGTAGTCAATAATCAAAAATTGAATATCATAACTTTCTTTCATTCTTCTAGCTCGAGCACGAAGATCAGTCACTTTTAATCCAGGTTGATCATCTATAAGCAAGGTGTGCTGTTGCATTTCATTTACCACAGAAACAATACGTTGAAAATCCTGACCAGATAAGTCACCAACATTGATTTTTCTAGATTCTACTTCAGATCGAGAGCATATGATTCTGTGAATTAGCTGATCCACAGTCATCTCTAGAGAAAAAATTCCTATGGGCAGTTGATTTTGAAAACACATATTTTCTGCAATATTTAAAGCAAGAGCCGTTTTCCCCATAGCAGGTCGAGCTGCAAGAATCATTAAATTCGATGGCGAAAAACCGTTAATCATTTTATCGAGATCGATGAAATGCGTAGGAATACCAGAGATAGGTAAGGCATCGTCACTTTGAGCGTATTGTTGAAAAAACTCTTGCTTCTCTTGTAGCTGTATAAGGAAAGGTTTGTCTTGAGAAGAGGTCAAGCCCTGTAGTTTATCAGCAACGAGAACGTATTGCGAGAGAGAGGTTGTTTGACTGATTTTAAATAAAGCATTTTGAGCTTCATCTAAAGCAACAGCAACGTCTTTTGGTTCTTCTATAGCTTTTTTCTCTATTTCCTTAGCAGTTTGGATCATTTTTCTTAAGATCGATTTAGAAAGAATGATCTGGATATATTCTTCAATATAGGCCGCTGTTCCTGCAAAATCTGCTAAGGTGATTAAGTAGCTAGGACCTCCAATGACCGCGAGTTGATTTCTTCGTTTAAGTTCTTCTCCAGCGAGATGCACATCTATAGGTTTATCATGTTTAAAGGCATCCTGAAGAACTCGGAAAATGATTTTATGTTCAAGATAGTAAAAATCGTCTTCATTTAGCTGGTTGGCTGCTAAGTTAAGATAGTTGACTCCTGTTAACATGCACCCTAGAACAATCATTTCTGATTCTTTAGAATTAGGTGGGCTAGGTAGAGTAGGGGGAGGAGTCTTTTCTATTTGAGTTGACATGATTTTTATGACGTGATCTAAGTGCAAGCATCTTTAGAGATCAGGTTAGGATATCGAAAATATATGCTCAAGTTATAAAGGCTGCGAAACCAATAAAGTTTCCGTTAAGCGTTTAGAGGAAGCTGAAAAATACGCGATAGAAATTACTAGATCACTAATACTAGCTTGCAATAGAATAAGCCTCTTCTTTTAGAACAGAGCTTGGGCTTATCCCGCTCTTTGTCTATGGGATTGAAAAAATAAACCAGAAACCCTAGCCTAAAAGTTCACTTGCTTTCATTAAAGATAGGAATTATTCTACTTTATTGAACAGGAGGACGGTAAGGTTTTTCACTAAGGAACTCTATATACTCCTTGACTTAAGGAAAGATGACTGAGTGGTCGAAAGTACGTCCCTGCTAAGGACGCGTACCCCTAAAGGGTACCGAGGGTTCGAATCCCTCTCTTTCCGTTTTTTTCAACAGAGTTCGTAATAAAATTGACTAGTTGCTCTTTTTCTTTAAAAATTTTCTAAAATATCAAATAGGTGTCCATGTAAGGTAATCTAGCAGGTAGCCGTTAAGGAAAAGAACTCTCTTCTTGCCTGTAGAGTTGGCTTATCCTATAATGAGCTCTTTTAGATTATTTATAAGATTCCTTAATAAAGATCGCGTTAGCCAAAATCATGAGACAATTTTGTAACTTACTTTCTCTATCACGTGTGTGGCTAGCTCTATTCTTTTATCAAGAGAAGATTCATCTACGTCTATTAATCATTTTGGGAGCCATGGCCAGCGATGTGTTAGATGGCTATCTTGCTCGTCGCTACAAAGCGACTAGTCGCTTTGGTTCTATGTTGGATCCTCTTACTGATAAGTTCTTTGTGTTTGTCTGTGTAGCCATTCTTTATTGGGAAAGATCCCTTTCTCCTGAACACCTCCTCCTTATTTTTGCTAGAGATATCTTTCTTGTCTTATTTGGCATTTACCTTTCTGTTGTTAGAGGATGGAAGGGCTACGATTACCGTGCTCTCTTTTTCGGGAAAATCTTCACAGTAGTTCAATTTATTATTTTACTCGGGGTCACCGCGGGTGTACAGATTCCTGTAATCGGGCTAGCACCACTGATTGTCCTTGGGTTTCTGTACTTTCTAGAGAGAGTCATAGATTACAGAAAACAGTGTCTTCATTAGGGGGTTGTGGTAATTCTTTTTTTTAAAGAAGGAGAAAAGAATCTCGAAGGAACAGCTTGTGTTTTAGGCTGTGTTTAGCTACAATGGTCCTTTGCATTTTGTTGTAGTCTTTTAAATATGCCTTGCCGTTTGCTCAGCAACAAGTATTATAAGAACTGTATAAGTTCAAAGTCTTTTAGGCATGATTTACCATCTGTTTACAAATCTTTATGCTCTATAATTTTGGGAAGGAGTTTATGCAGTCATCAGAGATGAAACCCTTTTCAAGACTGCGGGCGTACTTCTGCCCCATATATCGATCAGAATTTCCAAAATTTCTTCCTCTTTTCTGGCTAGCCTTTTTCGTAGGATTTAATTATTGCCTCCTGAAAAGTATGAAAGATACTTTAGTGGTGGTAGGGTCTGACGCGGGTGCGGAAGTTATACCGTTCTTGAAAGTTTGGGGGATAGTGCCTGGAGCCGTTATCGTTACCATGATTTACGGTTGGTTAAGTAATCGGTGTCCAAGAGACACCGTTTTTTATTCCTTCATAGGTACTTTTCTAGGTTTCTTTTTCTTATTCGCCGTAGTGATTTACCCTATGGGGGATGCTATACACTTGCATTCTGTTGCGGATAAATTACAAGAATTACTGCCACAAGGGCTACGCGGTTTTATTGTCATGATTCGCTATTGGAGCTATAGCCTCTACTATGTCATGTCGGAACTGTGGAGTTCAGTAATTCTTTCAACCCTCTTTTGGGGGCTAGCTAATGAAGTCACTAGTATAAAGGAAGCAGGACGGTTTTATGCCCTAATTAATACGGGGTTAAATCTATCTTCCGTATTGGCGGGAGAAATTTCCTATTGGATGGGGAAACACACGTTCTTTGTTTGCCCTTTCGTCAAGGATAAGTGGCACGAGGTTATGCTTAACCTCACCATTTTAATCGTTTTAGCTGGATTAAGTATGATCTGGCTGTATAGAAAAGTTCACCTCCTCACAAAACATACCTACAATTTCTCAGCCTATTCATCTTCAGAATCTATAACAGAAGGATCGTCTCAAGTTGAAGAGAGTGTAGCTAGTGCAAAGGCTAAGAAAAAGACGAAAGCTAAAGCGAAGAATCTCTTCCTTTATCTTATTCGTTCTCGATACTTGTTAGGTCTGGCGATCATAGTGTTATCCTACAATCTCGTTATTCACTTATTCGAAGTTGTTTGGAAAGATCAAGTTAGCCAAATTTATAGTTCCCACGTGGAATTCAATAGCTATATGAGTAGGATTACGACTTTGATAGGGATTGTTTCCGTCTTGGCTGCTATTTTCCTTACTGGACAAAGTATCCGGAAGTGGGGTTGGACAGTAGGAGCGTTGACTACACCAATAGTGATGTTGGTCACCGGCGTGTTGTTCTTTGGAGCGATATTTGCTGTGAAGAAAGATGTTATGATCTTTGGCGGTCTTTTCAATACGGCGCCTTTGGCGATAGCTGCGTGGATAGGTGGTATGCAAAACGTATTTTCTCGTGCCGCTAAATTCACATTCTTTGATCAAACTAAGGAAATGGCTTTTGTTCCCCTGCCAAATGATCAGAAGAACTTGGGTAAAGCTGCTATTGATGGTGTTGTATCTCGGATAGGGAAATCAGGAGGTTCGTTGATTTATCAAGGGCTTTTGATTATCTTTTCCTCTGTTGCAGCAAGTCTCAATGTGATTGCTGTCGTACTTCTTTTAATTATGATTGTTTGGATAGCTGTTGTTGCTTTCATAGGAAGAGAGTACAACATTAAAGAAGCTGATGCCGTTGCTGCCAGTTCAGGTGCAGATTCTATGGTGTCAGATATGGCTATCAGTAAGACTCCTGGAGAAAATTCTAATCAGGAAGAAGTCGCGATACTATGATTTAAAGGGCGTTTACGCCCTTTTTATTCATATTCTTTTTGATCTTTAAGCTTTCCCTCACATACCTTATTATATTTGTTCTATAAATTTTTGACGTTACGGGTGTTTATGAAAACGTTTTGGCATTTTATGTCTAAAGGCTTCCTATCAATTCTAGGTTTATCTCTGGGTGTAGTTCTTGCTTTCTTTGTTACTGTGATGTTGGTTGTTTCTACCTCTGGAATGCACGACTCACAATTTGTGAATATGCCTGATGCTAAGGGAGAAGTCAAAGATGTAGGCAAAGATGCTCCCATTATTGCTGTATTGGAAATGAAGGATGTGATTGCTTCTAGCAAACACACCGCAAAAATCATTCAAGAGGCAATTACAACATTAGATTCCCCACCATACAAAGATAGAGTGAAGGGCATAATCATCGATATGGATTGCCCTGGAGGAGAGGTATTCGAAATTTCTCGAGTCTATTCAACAATTCAGTTTTGGAAACAGCGTACGCAATGTCCTGTTTACGTTTTTGTCAACGGTCTGTGTGCTTCCGGTGGGTATTATGTTGCTTGTGCTGCGGACAAAATTTATTCCACATCGTCTTCTTTAATAGGGTCTATAGGAGTGCTTTCAGGGCCATATTTTAATGTCAAAGAAGGCTTATCTCGTTATGGTGTGCAAAGCGATTTGCTTATCGCAGGGAAAGATAAAGCCCCTATGAATCCTTATACAGAGTGGACAGCTAAAGATCGTGAGATTCGTCAAGAAATTATAGATTATCTTTATGGTCAATTTGTCGATGTTGTGGTCACAAATCGCCCGCTATTAACTAAAGATAAGCTTGTTAGCGTGTTAGGTGCCCGTCTATATTCACCTGAAAAGGCTTTAGAAGAAGGTTACATTGATGTAACGAACGTAACTAAACAACAAGTCTTACAAGATTTAGTCGCCGATTGCAAAATTGAAAATAACTACCGTGTGATTGGTTTAGGCAGTGATGGCTGGTTGAAAAGAGTTATGTCATCAATAACGAACAGCCCTGTAATCACAGGAAAGATTCAACATGAGTTGCTCCCAAGCTTAGATAATTCCATAAGTACATTTTACTACTTAGATTCGTGATTCTGATTCATAGGGCGGAGAGAATTAGTGAGAAAGGTCTTTATTTTAGATGCTTCAGGATTTGTTTTTAGAGCATATTTTGCTCTCCCTGATATGAAAAATTCTTCAGGAGAAGGAACTCAAGCCGTGTTTGGCTTTATTCGTTCTATGAATAAATTAATAAAAGAATTCTCTCCTAAGCATATGGTTGCTGTGTTTGATGGTCCAAACAACAAACAGAGTCGTAGAGAAATTTATGCGGATTATAAAATTCATCGGGAGAAACAAGATGAGAATCTCTACCAACAAATTCCTATAGTTAAAGAATATTGTCATTTACTCGGGTTACGTTATTTAGAAATAGAAGGCGTTGAAGCTGACGATGTTATAGCGAGTATCACAAAGCAGGCAGTTTCAGAAGGATGTGAAGTTTGCCTATGTACCGCAGATAAAGATCTACTCCAACTTGTAGGCCCGAATGTTGTGGCCTGGAATCCTTGGAAAGCTGGACCTCCTATCGATGAAAATAGTGTTGTAGATATCTATGGTGTCCCCCCGAGCAGAATAGCCGATTATCTGGCTTTGGTGGGGGATACCTCAGATAATATTCCAGGAGTCTCTGGTTGTGGACCTCAAAAAGCTACAGCTCTGTTACAAAAATATCATTCTGTTGAAGGTATTCTGGAACATCTTGATGAATTGACAGGTTCCACTCATAAAATGATCTCCGAACAAAAAGATGTATTGTTATTAAGTAAGGACCTCGCTGTATTAGATAACAATGTACCTCTTCCTATGGGCATAAGTGGATTTGCCTTTCCTCTACACGAGGTGCCCCAGGAAGAAATCAATACCTTCTACATGCGTCATGGTTTTAAAACCTTGGTCCAACCAGTCGAAGAAGCGTCAAACATCGATATAGAGATCATTCATAGTTGTCAGCCCTTAGTTCGTGTCTTGTCTACTTTACAGGGAAAGAGTGTCGCTTTTTCTGTAGGGTACAAGGGGAACTTTCTTCCCTCTCTTACGTTAATGGGAGTCGCTTTAGCCTGCGATGAACAAGTGTATTACGTTGATATAGAACATGCCCAAGACGATGTCATCACGCCATTACGCGATTTCTTCAAAAGAAAAGATACTGAATTTTACGGTTATAATATCAAGAGGGATAACCATGCGTTAAAAAATGCTGGCATTCACATTCATAATATAACCCTGGATTTAGCCTTAGCAGAACATTTGATCAACGGTGGAGCGAAGATTTCTTACCAAACA
Above is a genomic segment from Chlamydia abortus containing:
- the npt2 gene encoding NTP/H+ exchange transporter Npt2, which encodes MQSSEMKPFSRLRAYFCPIYRSEFPKFLPLFWLAFFVGFNYCLLKSMKDTLVVVGSDAGAEVIPFLKVWGIVPGAVIVTMIYGWLSNRCPRDTVFYSFIGTFLGFFFLFAVVIYPMGDAIHLHSVADKLQELLPQGLRGFIVMIRYWSYSLYYVMSELWSSVILSTLFWGLANEVTSIKEAGRFYALINTGLNLSSVLAGEISYWMGKHTFFVCPFVKDKWHEVMLNLTILIVLAGLSMIWLYRKVHLLTKHTYNFSAYSSSESITEGSSQVEESVASAKAKKKTKAKAKNLFLYLIRSRYLLGLAIIVLSYNLVIHLFEVVWKDQVSQIYSSHVEFNSYMSRITTLIGIVSVLAAIFLTGQSIRKWGWTVGALTTPIVMLVTGVLFFGAIFAVKKDVMIFGGLFNTAPLAIAAWIGGMQNVFSRAAKFTFFDQTKEMAFVPLPNDQKNLGKAAIDGVVSRIGKSGGSLIYQGLLIIFSSVAASLNVIAVVLLLIMIVWIAVVAFIGREYNIKEADAVAASSGADSMVSDMAISKTPGENSNQEEVAIL
- a CDS encoding S49 family peptidase, whose protein sequence is MKTFWHFMSKGFLSILGLSLGVVLAFFVTVMLVVSTSGMHDSQFVNMPDAKGEVKDVGKDAPIIAVLEMKDVIASSKHTAKIIQEAITTLDSPPYKDRVKGIIIDMDCPGGEVFEISRVYSTIQFWKQRTQCPVYVFVNGLCASGGYYVACAADKIYSTSSSLIGSIGVLSGPYFNVKEGLSRYGVQSDLLIAGKDKAPMNPYTEWTAKDREIRQEIIDYLYGQFVDVVVTNRPLLTKDKLVSVLGARLYSPEKALEEGYIDVTNVTKQQVLQDLVADCKIENNYRVIGLGSDGWLKRVMSSITNSPVITGKIQHELLPSLDNSISTFYYLDS
- a CDS encoding lipoate--protein ligase family protein gives rise to the protein MLTNKCIFLNLSGKTIFEQLQIEEALLRNYKENVCIINFNTPEAVVLGISRQPSEDLYISELRSDNIPIIKRYSGGGTVFIDNNSLFVTWIMHSQHMAQSQDLMQWSYGIYAPIFPETFALHENDYTLGEKKIAGNAQYIQKSRWVHHTTFLWDMDINKLSRYLPIPQKQPSYRKQRLHQDFLTTIRPWFPTKESFFNKLKTSASSRFVWETLSKNELKDILEKPHRKSTILL
- a CDS encoding CDP-alcohol phosphatidyltransferase family protein; its protein translation is MRQFCNLLSLSRVWLALFFYQEKIHLRLLIILGAMASDVLDGYLARRYKATSRFGSMLDPLTDKFFVFVCVAILYWERSLSPEHLLLIFARDIFLVLFGIYLSVVRGWKGYDYRALFFGKIFTVVQFIILLGVTAGVQIPVIGLAPLIVLGFLYFLERVIDYRKQCLH
- the dnaB gene encoding replicative DNA helicase, whose translation is MSTQIEKTPPPTLPSPPNSKESEMIVLGCMLTGVNYLNLAANQLNEDDFYYLEHKIIFRVLQDAFKHDKPIDVHLAGEELKRRNQLAVIGGPSYLITLADFAGTAAYIEEYIQIILSKSILRKMIQTAKEIEKKAIEEPKDVAVALDEAQNALFKISQTTSLSQYVLVADKLQGLTSSQDKPFLIQLQEKQEFFQQYAQSDDALPISGIPTHFIDLDKMINGFSPSNLMILAARPAMGKTALALNIAENMCFQNQLPIGIFSLEMTVDQLIHRIICSRSEVESRKINVGDLSGQDFQRIVSVVNEMQQHTLLIDDQPGLKVTDLRARARRMKESYDIQFLIIDYLQLLSGSGTLRSVESRQTEISEISRMLKTLARELNIPILCLSQLSRKVEDRTNHRPMMSDLRESGSIEQDSDLVMFLLRREYYDPNDKPGTAELIVAKNRHGSIGSVPLVFEKELARFRNYAAFEFNG
- a CDS encoding AURKAIP1/COX24 domain-containing protein, with translation MSSVKKKRRLKIAKHKRNKRRRRDRHKNK
- the mnmG gene encoding tRNA uridine-5-carboxymethylaminomethyl(34) synthesis enzyme MnmG, encoding MWTHPINYDVIVVGAGHAGCEAAFCSAKMGASVLILSSNLDTIAKLSCNPAVGGIGKGHIVREIDALGGIMAEVTDQSGIQFRILNQTKGPAVRAPRAQVDKQMYHIHMKRLLESSPGLHIMQGTVESLLDNENVIQGVTTKEGITYLGKTVILSSGTFMRGLIHIGDLNFPGGRLGDPAATGLSLALKERGFPISRLKTGTPPRLLASSIDFSVTEEQPGDPGVGFVHRSEPFVPPLPQVSCYITHTTEKTKDIIAANIHRSALYGGRIEGIGPRYCPSIEDKIVKFADKERHHIFIEPEGIHTQEVYVNGLSTSMPFDVQYDMIRSVLGLENAIITRPAYAIEYDYVHGNVIYPTLESKLIEGLFLCGQINGTTGYEEAAAQGLIAGINAVNKVLKKPAFIPSRQESYIGVMLDDLTTQILDEPYRMFTGRAEHRLLLRQDNACLRLSHYGRDLGLLSKERYEIFENQKQIIEEEKLRLSKTFKKYGNSVVSLAKALCRPEVSYDTLREAFPEDIRDYGSTLNASLEMEIKYAGYIDRQKALIHSLSKSENMVIPEDIDYQSISSLSLEAREKLAKFTPRTIGSASRISGIACADIQVLMVAVKKHAHQ